The Haloplanus salinarum genome includes a region encoding these proteins:
- a CDS encoding creatininase family protein, whose translation MSFRRSVTLEEMVWPAVESTLENGNRTAIVAVGSIEQHGPHLPLNMDTLDGDELSRRIASELGDAIAAPTIRPGCSGHHMEFPGTITVPPETLMDVIRSYCRSLDEHGFEHIALVPTHGGNFGPVKTVAPEIAREIDAAVIPLADLDEHMQLLNEGLSRAGIEYDQDVIHAGAAETAIMLAINEDLVRMDALDPGPEGEFSPARLLSEGFKSITENGVLGDPTEATAEAGEIVIETVVEKYAEHIKTERRAV comes from the coding sequence ATGTCTTTTCGCCGATCAGTAACCCTCGAGGAGATGGTATGGCCAGCTGTCGAATCCACTCTCGAAAACGGCAATCGAACGGCGATTGTCGCCGTCGGTTCGATCGAACAACACGGCCCTCACCTGCCGTTGAACATGGATACGCTGGACGGTGACGAACTCTCACGTCGCATCGCGTCGGAACTGGGCGATGCCATCGCTGCTCCAACAATCCGCCCTGGGTGTTCAGGTCATCATATGGAGTTTCCCGGGACGATTACGGTCCCCCCGGAGACACTCATGGACGTAATCCGGTCGTACTGTCGGTCTCTCGACGAGCACGGGTTCGAGCATATCGCTCTCGTCCCGACGCACGGTGGAAACTTCGGTCCGGTGAAGACTGTGGCCCCAGAAATCGCCCGCGAAATCGATGCCGCTGTGATTCCGCTTGCCGATCTCGATGAACACATGCAATTGCTGAACGAGGGACTCAGTAGGGCTGGCATCGAGTACGACCAAGACGTGATTCACGCCGGAGCTGCCGAGACGGCGATAATGTTAGCAATCAATGAAGACCTCGTCAGGATGGATGCCCTCGACCCCGGGCCAGAAGGAGAATTCTCCCCAGCACGCCTGCTCAGCGAGGGCTTCAAGTCAATCACCGAGAACGGTGTTCTCGGCGACCCGACCGAAGCGACTGCCGAGGCAGGAGAAATAGTCATCGAGACGGTCGTAGAGAAGTACGCCGAGCACATCAAAACCGAGCGCAGGGCAGTCTAA